The proteins below come from a single Geobacillus thermoleovorans genomic window:
- the acnA gene encoding aconitate hydratase AcnA — MAKQDVFNARSSFEVNGKKYNYYRLQALEEAGIGQVSRLPYSIKVLLESVLRQVDGRVITKEHVENLAKWGTPEMKDIDVPFKPSRVILQDFTGVPAVVDLASMRKAMADLGGDPYEINPEIPVDLVIDHSVQVDRYGSDDALEYNMDLEFKRNAERYKFLKWAQKAFNNYRAVPPATGIVHQVNLEYLASVVHAVEGENGEYEAFPDTLVGTDSHTTMINGLGVLGWGVGGIEAEAGMLGQPSYFPVPEVIGVRLTGKLPDGATATDLALKVTQVLRKKGVVGKFVEFFGPGVATLPLADRATIANMAPEYGATCGFFPVDAEALDYLRLTGRDEHHVQVVEAYCKANGLFYTPDAPEPVFTDVVEINLSEIETNLSGPKRPQDLIPLSKMKQSFRDAVKAPQGNQGFGLTEADLEREITVELNGEQVKLKTGAVVIAAITSCTNTSNPYVLVAAGLVAKKAVEKGLQVPKYVKTSLAPGSKVVTGYLRDSGLLPYLEQLGFNIVGYGCTTCIGNSGPLAPELEKALAESDLLVTSVLSGNRNFEGRIHPLVKGNYLASPPLVVAYALAGTVDIDLLNEPIGKDKDGNDVYFRDIWPSMEEVKNVVKQAVDPELFRKEYERVFDGNPRWNAIETTDEPLYQWDENSTYIQNPPFFEGLSPEVRKVEPLTGLRVVGKFGDSVTTDHISPAGSIGKNTPAGQYLISKGVEPKDFNSYGSRRGNHEVMMRGTFANIRIRNQIAPGTEGGYTTYWPTGEVMSMYDACMRYKQDGTGLVVIAGKDYGMGSSRDWAAKGTFLLGIKTVIAESFERIHRSNLVLMGVLPLQFKEGENAETLGLTGKEVFDIHIDENVKPRDLVKVTATNPDTGEKKEFEVIVRFDSEVEIDYYRHGGILQMVLREKLAKVKQ, encoded by the coding sequence ATGGCGAAACAAGATGTGTTCAACGCCCGCTCTTCATTCGAAGTCAACGGTAAAAAATACAATTATTACCGTTTGCAAGCGCTTGAAGAAGCGGGCATCGGCCAGGTGAGCCGCCTGCCGTACTCGATCAAAGTATTGCTTGAATCGGTGCTCCGCCAAGTCGACGGCCGCGTCATCACGAAAGAGCACGTCGAAAACTTGGCGAAATGGGGAACGCCGGAAATGAAAGACATCGACGTGCCGTTTAAGCCGTCGCGCGTCATTTTGCAAGACTTCACCGGCGTGCCGGCTGTCGTCGATTTGGCTTCGATGCGCAAAGCGATGGCCGATTTGGGAGGCGATCCGTACGAAATCAACCCGGAAATTCCGGTCGATCTCGTCATCGACCACTCGGTGCAAGTCGACCGCTACGGGTCAGACGATGCGCTGGAGTACAACATGGATTTGGAATTCAAACGGAACGCCGAACGGTACAAGTTTTTGAAATGGGCGCAAAAAGCGTTTAACAACTATCGTGCCGTTCCGCCGGCAACGGGGATCGTCCACCAAGTGAACTTGGAATATTTGGCAAGCGTCGTTCACGCGGTCGAAGGGGAGAACGGCGAGTACGAAGCGTTCCCGGATACGCTTGTCGGCACGGACTCGCATACGACGATGATCAACGGCCTCGGCGTCCTCGGTTGGGGGGTCGGCGGCATTGAAGCGGAAGCCGGCATGCTCGGCCAACCGTCGTACTTCCCGGTGCCGGAAGTCATCGGCGTCCGCCTGACAGGCAAGCTGCCGGACGGAGCGACGGCCACCGACTTGGCGCTTAAGGTGACGCAAGTGCTCCGGAAAAAAGGCGTCGTCGGCAAATTCGTTGAATTTTTCGGACCAGGAGTGGCGACTTTGCCGCTTGCCGACCGGGCGACGATTGCCAACATGGCGCCGGAATACGGGGCAACGTGCGGCTTCTTCCCGGTCGACGCTGAAGCGCTTGACTATTTGCGCTTGACCGGCCGCGACGAACATCACGTTCAAGTCGTCGAAGCGTATTGCAAAGCGAACGGTTTGTTCTACACGCCGGATGCACCGGAGCCGGTGTTTACGGATGTTGTGGAAATCAACTTGTCGGAAATTGAAACGAACTTGTCTGGCCCGAAACGGCCGCAAGACTTGATCCCGCTCTCGAAAATGAAACAGTCGTTCCGCGACGCGGTGAAAGCGCCGCAAGGCAACCAAGGCTTTGGCTTGACGGAAGCGGACTTGGAGCGGGAAATTACGGTCGAGCTGAACGGCGAACAAGTGAAATTAAAAACGGGCGCTGTCGTCATCGCGGCGATCACAAGCTGTACGAACACGTCGAACCCGTACGTGCTTGTCGCCGCTGGTTTAGTGGCGAAAAAAGCGGTCGAAAAAGGCTTGCAAGTGCCGAAATACGTGAAAACGTCGCTCGCGCCGGGCTCGAAAGTCGTCACCGGCTACTTGCGTGACTCGGGGCTGCTTCCGTATCTTGAACAGCTCGGTTTCAACATTGTCGGCTACGGCTGCACGACATGCATCGGCAACTCAGGTCCGCTTGCGCCGGAGCTCGAAAAAGCGCTCGCGGAAAGCGATCTGCTCGTGACAAGCGTCCTGTCCGGCAACCGGAACTTTGAAGGCCGCATCCACCCGCTTGTCAAAGGCAACTATTTGGCATCGCCGCCGCTTGTTGTCGCCTATGCGCTCGCCGGCACGGTCGACATTGACTTGTTGAACGAGCCGATTGGCAAAGACAAAGACGGCAACGACGTCTATTTCCGCGACATTTGGCCGTCGATGGAAGAAGTGAAGAATGTCGTCAAGCAAGCGGTCGATCCGGAACTGTTCCGCAAAGAATATGAGCGCGTGTTCGACGGCAATCCGCGCTGGAACGCCATCGAAACGACGGATGAGCCGCTGTACCAATGGGATGAAAACTCGACGTACATTCAAAATCCGCCGTTCTTTGAAGGCTTGTCGCCGGAAGTGCGCAAAGTTGAACCTCTCACCGGCTTGCGCGTCGTCGGCAAGTTCGGTGATTCGGTCACGACTGACCATATTTCGCCAGCTGGGTCGATCGGCAAAAACACGCCGGCAGGCCAATATTTGATCTCGAAAGGCGTCGAGCCGAAAGATTTCAACTCGTACGGTTCGCGGCGCGGCAACCATGAAGTGATGATGCGCGGCACGTTCGCCAACATCCGCATCCGCAACCAAATCGCGCCGGGCACGGAAGGCGGCTATACGACGTACTGGCCGACCGGCGAAGTGATGTCGATGTACGATGCGTGCATGAGATACAAACAAGACGGCACTGGGCTTGTCGTCATCGCCGGCAAAGACTACGGCATGGGCAGCTCGCGCGACTGGGCGGCGAAAGGGACGTTCTTGCTCGGCATTAAAACGGTCATCGCCGAAAGCTTTGAGCGCATCCACCGCTCGAACCTCGTTTTGATGGGCGTCCTGCCGCTGCAATTTAAAGAAGGCGAAAATGCGGAGACGCTCGGCTTGACGGGTAAAGAAGTGTTCGACATTCACATCGATGAAAACGTCAAACCGCGCGATCTCGTCAAAGTGACGGCGACGAACCCGGATACGGGTGAGAAGAAAGAATTTGAGGTCATCGTCCGCTTTGACAGCGAAGTCGAAATCGACTACTATCGCCACGGCGGCATTTTGCAAATGGTGTTGCGCGAAAAATTGGCGAAAGTGAAACAATAA
- the sspL gene encoding small, acid-soluble spore protein L, which produces MTKNGGRNRGTKAPGVNPQGFGQDGTFTPDPKSKLENAAKKLNTK; this is translated from the coding sequence ATGACCAAAAACGGCGGCCGAAACCGCGGCACGAAGGCGCCGGGCGTCAACCCGCAAGGCTTTGGCCAAGACGGAACGTTCACCCCGGATCCAAAAAGCAAGCTTGAGAACGCAGCGAAAAAGCTCAACACAAAATAA
- a CDS encoding divergent PAP2 family protein, producing MNKGLKTALATIALAQFLKIPIKQLETGRWDWRLFFETGGMPSSHSAGVSALATFIALERGVRTIDFALAALFGLIVMYDAQGVRRQAGELALRLNELAEEVKKLEGDPKQTVYHKRQRQLRARLGHEPIEVVGGALLGMATGALSYWACRRRKRMV from the coding sequence ATGAACAAGGGGCTGAAGACGGCGCTCGCGACAATCGCGCTCGCCCAGTTTTTGAAAATCCCGATCAAGCAGTTGGAGACTGGCCGATGGGACTGGCGGCTCTTTTTCGAAACCGGCGGAATGCCAAGCTCCCACTCTGCCGGTGTTTCCGCCTTAGCGACATTTATCGCCCTCGAGCGAGGCGTGCGCACGATTGATTTTGCCTTGGCCGCGTTGTTTGGACTGATCGTCATGTACGATGCGCAAGGGGTGCGGCGCCAAGCGGGCGAACTCGCCCTTCGCCTGAACGAGCTTGCCGAGGAAGTAAAAAAGTTGGAAGGAGACCCAAAACAAACCGTTTATCACAAACGACAGCGGCAGCTGCGCGCCCGGCTCGGACACGAGCCGATCGAAGTCGTCGGCGGGGCGCTCTTGGGCATGGCGACCGGTGCTCTTTCGTATTGGGCGTGCCGACGCCGCAAACGAATGGTTTAG
- a CDS encoding DMT family transporter, with protein MKRQTIADLSLLMVTFVWGATFVVVQNAISFLEPLSFNAVRFSLAGLLLLAWIAAASRPLFGQLSWRVIGAGAWMGLWLFCGYAFQTIGLLYTTSSKAGFITGLSVVLVPLFSFLILKQKPSVNAVVGAALAAFGLYWLTGGAELSFNQGDFFVFLCAVSFAMHIIVTGRYSSQYSTMLLTMVQIFTVGILCFFFAFWFEDAAQMWNMAVLRRPEVWGALAVTSLLATTAAFLIQTAVQKYTTPAHVALIFAMEPVFAALTAYLWAGERLSPSAWLGGAAILAGMIFAELPSMRLWGRRWREKRNIPS; from the coding sequence TTGAAGCGTCAAACCATAGCCGATCTGAGTCTGCTAATGGTGACGTTCGTCTGGGGGGCGACGTTCGTCGTCGTCCAAAATGCCATTTCGTTTTTGGAGCCGTTGTCGTTTAACGCCGTTCGCTTCAGTTTGGCCGGCTTGTTGCTTCTCGCTTGGATCGCTGCCGCTTCCCGCCCACTCTTCGGCCAGTTGTCATGGCGAGTCATCGGCGCTGGGGCGTGGATGGGGCTATGGCTGTTTTGCGGCTACGCATTCCAAACGATCGGACTGTTGTATACCACTTCCTCGAAAGCCGGCTTTATTACCGGACTGAGCGTTGTGCTCGTTCCATTGTTTTCCTTTTTGATTTTAAAGCAAAAACCGTCTGTGAATGCGGTCGTTGGAGCGGCACTTGCCGCGTTCGGCCTGTATTGGCTGACAGGGGGAGCGGAGCTGTCGTTCAATCAGGGCGATTTCTTTGTCTTTCTTTGTGCTGTTTCCTTTGCCATGCACATTATCGTCACCGGCCGCTATTCCTCTCAGTATTCGACGATGCTGTTGACAATGGTGCAAATTTTTACCGTCGGCATCCTCTGTTTCTTCTTTGCCTTTTGGTTTGAAGACGCCGCGCAAATGTGGAATATGGCGGTGCTCCGCCGTCCGGAAGTATGGGGGGCGCTCGCTGTGACATCGTTGTTGGCGACGACCGCGGCGTTTCTCATCCAAACGGCGGTGCAAAAATATACGACTCCCGCCCATGTCGCGCTGATTTTCGCCATGGAGCCGGTGTTCGCCGCTTTGACCGCCTACCTTTGGGCTGGAGAGCGGCTGTCGCCATCGGCCTGGCTTGGCGGCGCTGCGATTTTGGCCGGCATGATTTTCGCCGAACTGCCAAGCATGCGCCTCTGGGGCAGACGGTGGCGGGAAAAGCGGAACATCCCATCGTAG
- a CDS encoding ribonuclease H family protein — MDVQIHWTYITPKKQEAFLVSDWVDAKKALALADDFEKTGRTKTVEFVDRNGTVWSKKELQKLLEEIAGEPHEIVVYFDGGFDHETSQGGAGAVVYYKQNDHRYRLRANRRLGEIKSNNEAEYAAFWFVMQLLEELGVHHLPVTFRGDSHVVLKQLSGDWPCFEDDFNIWLDRIEAKMRELHIEPAYEPISRKQNKEADSLARQALEGQIITSRTELTGKG, encoded by the coding sequence TTGGACGTACAAATCCACTGGACGTATATCACGCCGAAAAAACAAGAGGCGTTTCTTGTCTCCGATTGGGTCGATGCCAAAAAGGCGCTCGCTTTGGCGGATGATTTTGAAAAAACCGGGCGGACGAAAACAGTGGAGTTCGTCGATCGAAACGGCACGGTGTGGTCAAAAAAAGAGCTGCAAAAGCTGCTTGAGGAGATCGCCGGCGAGCCGCATGAGATCGTTGTGTATTTCGACGGCGGCTTTGACCATGAGACGTCCCAAGGCGGCGCCGGCGCGGTCGTATACTATAAGCAAAACGATCATCGCTACCGGTTGCGCGCCAACCGCCGGCTCGGCGAAATCAAATCCAATAATGAGGCAGAGTATGCGGCGTTTTGGTTTGTCATGCAGCTGCTCGAGGAACTTGGCGTCCATCATTTGCCGGTGACGTTCCGCGGCGACTCCCACGTCGTGTTAAAGCAGCTGTCCGGCGATTGGCCGTGTTTTGAGGACGATTTCAACATCTGGCTTGACCGCATTGAAGCGAAAATGCGCGAGCTTCACATCGAACCGGCGTACGAGCCGATTTCGCGCAAACAAAATAAAGAGGCGGATTCGCTCGCCCGCCAGGCGCTTGAAGGGCAGATCATCACAAGCCGAACGGAATTGACAGGGAAAGGGTAA
- a CDS encoding zinc-finger domain-containing protein, which yields MGKKRNRRKEILDQIAWLEETYCDGCFLKSTFRKEYGKTYAQSFCIQQCTVGEQMRQYGEMLLSAPPRSRR from the coding sequence ATGGGAAAGAAGCGGAACCGACGCAAAGAAATATTGGACCAAATCGCTTGGCTGGAGGAAACGTACTGCGATGGCTGCTTTTTAAAAAGCACGTTCCGGAAAGAGTACGGCAAAACGTACGCCCAATCGTTTTGCATCCAGCAATGCACGGTCGGGGAACAAATGCGGCAGTACGGGGAGATGCTTCTATCAGCGCCGCCGCGTTCGCGTCGGTAA
- a CDS encoding DUF2564 family protein has translation MARRDADVHTGYNDLKQVEMFVETAEKMVGQATMQLDPEMLRHAEQAVKNSRDQLARARQEATGVDGDFLARCEQTLARAEHQLREARQ, from the coding sequence ATGGCCAGACGCGATGCCGACGTACATACGGGATACAACGACTTAAAGCAAGTGGAAATGTTCGTCGAGACGGCGGAGAAAATGGTCGGCCAGGCGACGATGCAGCTCGATCCCGAGATGCTTCGCCATGCCGAACAAGCGGTGAAAAACTCCCGCGACCAACTTGCACGCGCCCGCCAAGAAGCAACGGGCGTCGACGGTGATTTTCTCGCCCGTTGCGAACAAACATTGGCCCGCGCCGAACACCAGCTTCGCGAGGCGCGGCAATAA
- the cspD gene encoding cold-shock protein CspD, whose amino-acid sequence MQRGKVKWFNNEKGYGFIEVEGGSDVFVHFTAIQGEGFKTLEEGQEVSFEIVQGNRGPQAANVVKL is encoded by the coding sequence ATGCAACGTGGTAAAGTAAAATGGTTTAACAACGAAAAAGGCTACGGTTTCATCGAAGTGGAAGGCGGTTCCGACGTATTCGTCCACTTCACGGCGATCCAAGGTGAAGGGTTCAAAACGTTAGAAGAAGGCCAAGAAGTTTCGTTTGAAATCGTCCAAGGAAACCGCGGACCGCAAGCAGCGAACGTTGTCAAATTATAA
- a CDS encoding sporulation protein → MLLRKMMSRVGVGSAHVDLILNKSLWRQGEMIQGIVHIYGGTVEQRIERLDVELVQKTIENGKELDAIVAVIPAAGAFWIKPSEKKEIPFSYTIPETLPPSRPGRSYRFITRLHIEDAVDTLDFDYVQILPKK, encoded by the coding sequence GTGTTATTGCGCAAAATGATGTCAAGAGTCGGAGTCGGGTCGGCGCACGTCGACTTGATCTTAAATAAATCGTTATGGCGCCAGGGGGAAATGATTCAAGGGATCGTCCACATTTACGGCGGAACGGTGGAACAAAGGATCGAGCGGCTCGATGTGGAGCTCGTGCAAAAAACAATCGAAAACGGCAAGGAACTGGATGCCATTGTCGCCGTCATTCCGGCGGCCGGAGCGTTTTGGATCAAGCCGAGCGAGAAAAAGGAAATCCCGTTTTCCTACACGATTCCGGAAACCTTGCCGCCATCGCGCCCGGGCCGGTCGTACCGGTTCATCACCCGCCTTCATATCGAAGACGCGGTCGATACGCTCGACTTCGATTACGTGCAAATTTTGCCGAAGAAATAG
- a CDS encoding MIP/aquaporin family protein yields the protein MSPFLGEFIGTALLIIFGAGVCAGVNLKKSYAANSGWIVITMGWGLAVAVAVYAVGRYSGAHLNPALTVALAISGDFPWKDVPGYVLAQVLGAMVGAAVVYLHYWPHWKETDDPGVKLGVFATGPAVPNTAANLLSEIIGTFVLVLAILAIGANKFADGLNPFIVGFLIVAIGLSLGGTTGYAINPARDFGPRLAHFLLPIPGKGSSNWAYAWVPIVGPLLGGALGSLVYKAVFLGKPTGALWGVLAATAVVLAAAKMAKGKTASAASRRSL from the coding sequence ATGTCGCCATTTTTAGGGGAATTCATCGGCACGGCACTGCTCATCATTTTCGGCGCTGGTGTGTGCGCCGGGGTCAATTTAAAGAAATCATATGCGGCCAATTCGGGCTGGATTGTCATTACGATGGGGTGGGGGCTGGCGGTGGCCGTGGCCGTATACGCTGTCGGCCGGTATAGCGGCGCCCATCTCAATCCAGCGCTGACAGTGGCATTGGCCATAAGCGGTGATTTTCCATGGAAAGATGTCCCTGGCTATGTGTTGGCACAAGTACTTGGCGCTATGGTTGGGGCTGCCGTCGTCTATCTCCACTATTGGCCGCATTGGAAGGAAACAGACGACCCGGGTGTCAAGCTTGGCGTGTTTGCGACGGGTCCGGCAGTGCCGAATACGGCTGCCAACTTGCTTAGCGAGATCATCGGAACGTTTGTGTTGGTTTTGGCCATCTTGGCCATTGGCGCCAACAAATTCGCTGATGGACTCAATCCATTTATCGTTGGTTTTTTGATCGTGGCGATTGGACTGTCGCTCGGCGGTACGACGGGATACGCCATTAATCCAGCCCGAGACTTTGGACCTCGCTTAGCCCACTTTTTGTTGCCAATCCCAGGGAAAGGGTCATCGAATTGGGCGTATGCGTGGGTGCCGATCGTCGGACCGCTGCTTGGCGGCGCGTTAGGCAGTTTGGTCTATAAAGCCGTTTTCTTGGGAAAACCGACAGGCGCATTATGGGGAGTGCTGGCGGCAACCGCAGTCGTTTTGGCGGCGGCGAAGATGGCAAAAGGAAAAACAGCCAGCGCCGCAAGCCGCCGTTCTCTCTAG
- the glpK gene encoding glycerol kinase GlpK encodes MNQYILAIDQGTTSSRAILFNQKGEIVHMAQKEFTQYFPQPGWVEHNANEIWGSVLAVIASVLSEAQVKPEQVAAIGITNQRETTVVWEKDTGNPIYNAIVWQSRQTAGICDELKAKGYDPLFREKTGLLIDAYFSGTKVKWILDHVEGARERAERGELLFGTIDTWLIWKLSGGRAHVTDYSNASRTLMFNIHTLEWDDELLAILNVPKAMLPEVRPSSEVYAKTVPHHFFGVEVPIAGAAGDQQAALFGQACFTEGMAKNTYGTGCFMLMNTGEKAVQSKHGLLTTIAWGIDGKVEYALEGSIFVAGSAIQWLRDGLRMIKTAADSEAYAEKVESTDGVYVVPAFVGLGTPYWDSEVRGAVFGLTRGTTKEHFIRATLESLAYQTKDVLAAMEADSGISLTTLRVDGGAVKNNFLMQFQSDLLAVPVERPVVNETTALGAAYLAGLAVGYWNSRDDIAAQWQLERRFEPKMDDDKRTMLYDGWKKAVRAAMAFK; translated from the coding sequence ATGAATCAATACATTTTAGCCATCGACCAAGGCACAACGAGTTCGCGCGCGATTTTGTTCAATCAAAAGGGCGAAATCGTCCATATGGCGCAAAAAGAGTTTACGCAATATTTTCCGCAGCCCGGCTGGGTCGAGCACAACGCCAATGAAATTTGGGGATCGGTGCTTGCGGTCATTGCCAGCGTCTTGTCCGAGGCGCAAGTGAAGCCGGAACAAGTGGCGGCGATCGGCATTACGAACCAGCGGGAAACGACGGTTGTGTGGGAGAAAGACACCGGCAACCCGATTTACAACGCCATCGTCTGGCAGTCGCGGCAGACGGCCGGCATTTGCGATGAACTGAAAGCGAAAGGGTATGACCCGCTATTCCGCGAAAAAACCGGCTTGCTTATTGACGCCTATTTTTCCGGGACAAAAGTGAAATGGATTTTGGACCATGTCGAGGGGGCGCGCGAACGGGCGGAGCGAGGAGAGCTGCTCTTTGGCACGATTGATACGTGGCTCATTTGGAAGCTGTCCGGCGGCCGCGCCCATGTAACCGATTACTCGAACGCGTCGCGCACATTAATGTTTAACATTCATACGCTCGAGTGGGATGACGAGCTGCTTGCGATTTTAAACGTGCCAAAGGCGATGCTTCCTGAGGTGCGCCCGTCCTCGGAAGTATACGCGAAAACGGTTCCGCATCATTTCTTCGGCGTGGAGGTGCCGATCGCGGGAGCCGCGGGCGACCAGCAGGCGGCTTTGTTCGGCCAGGCGTGCTTTACGGAAGGGATGGCGAAAAATACGTACGGCACCGGCTGCTTTATGCTGATGAATACGGGGGAAAAAGCGGTGCAATCGAAACACGGGCTGCTCACAACGATCGCCTGGGGAATTGACGGCAAGGTTGAATACGCCCTTGAAGGCAGCATTTTCGTCGCCGGTTCGGCCATTCAATGGCTGCGCGACGGCTTGCGGATGATCAAAACGGCGGCTGACAGCGAAGCGTACGCTGAAAAAGTCGAGTCGACCGACGGGGTGTATGTCGTACCGGCGTTCGTCGGGCTTGGCACGCCGTATTGGGACAGCGAGGTGCGCGGGGCGGTGTTTGGCCTCACGCGCGGCACAACGAAAGAGCATTTCATCCGGGCCACCTTGGAATCGCTCGCTTACCAGACAAAAGATGTGCTCGCCGCCATGGAAGCCGATTCCGGCATCTCGCTGACCACGTTGCGCGTTGACGGCGGGGCGGTGAAAAACAATTTCCTTATGCAGTTCCAGAGCGATTTGCTTGCCGTTCCGGTCGAACGTCCGGTTGTGAATGAAACGACGGCCTTGGGTGCGGCGTATTTGGCCGGGCTGGCGGTCGGCTACTGGAACAGCCGAGATGACATCGCCGCCCAATGGCAGCTCGAGCGCCGGTTTGAGCCGAAGATGGATGACGACAAGCGAACGATGCTCTACGATGGCTGGAAAAAAGCGGTGCGGGCGGCGATGGCGTTTAAATAA
- a CDS encoding ABC transporter ATP-binding protein yields MAKQMLLEIEELRISFRIGDDYYAAVDDVSLAIGENEVVALVGESGCGKSALALSIMGLHPPEKTKIEGRLHFKGTNLLSLSVAELNRIRGKEIGMIFQDPLTALNPLMTVGRQIEESMDYHLRLSAAEKKKRTIGLLRKVGIPEPEKVYYRYPHELSGGMRQRVVIAIAIACEPALLIADEPTTALDVTIQAQIIGLLKELQRQMKTSIILITHDLGVVAEMADRVAVMYAGEIVELADVDTIFHRPLHPYTRSLLQSIPSAQTKKERLHVIQGIVPPLHKLPRRGCRFQPRISWIGADKHESDPKLREVEPGHWVRCTCYQHFYFPDDQTVGGIGYGAS; encoded by the coding sequence TTGGCAAAGCAAATGTTATTGGAAATTGAGGAGTTGCGAATCTCTTTCCGCATCGGTGATGACTATTATGCGGCGGTCGACGACGTTTCGCTGGCGATCGGGGAGAACGAAGTCGTCGCTCTCGTCGGGGAGTCGGGTTGCGGCAAAAGCGCACTCGCTTTGTCGATTATGGGTCTCCACCCGCCCGAAAAGACAAAAATTGAGGGGCGCCTGCACTTTAAAGGGACAAATTTGCTGTCGCTCTCCGTTGCCGAACTCAATCGCATCCGCGGCAAAGAAATCGGGATGATCTTTCAGGATCCGTTAACGGCGCTCAATCCGCTCATGACGGTCGGCCGGCAGATCGAAGAAAGCATGGATTACCATCTGCGGCTGTCAGCAGCCGAAAAAAAGAAGCGAACGATCGGCTTGCTTCGCAAAGTCGGCATTCCGGAGCCGGAAAAGGTGTACTACCGTTATCCGCACGAGTTGTCCGGGGGGATGCGGCAGCGGGTCGTCATCGCGATCGCCATCGCCTGCGAGCCCGCCCTGCTCATCGCCGATGAACCGACAACGGCGCTTGATGTGACGATTCAGGCGCAGATCATAGGGCTGCTCAAAGAGTTGCAGCGGCAAATGAAAACGAGCATTATTTTAATCACGCATGATTTGGGGGTGGTGGCGGAAATGGCGGACCGTGTGGCGGTCATGTATGCTGGGGAAATCGTTGAGTTAGCGGACGTCGATACCATTTTTCACCGTCCGCTTCATCCATACACTCGCTCATTGTTGCAGTCGATCCCGTCTGCGCAGACGAAAAAGGAACGACTCCACGTCATCCAAGGGATCGTTCCGCCGCTGCATAAACTGCCGCGGCGCGGCTGCCGCTTCCAGCCGCGCATCAGCTGGATTGGGGCGGATAAGCACGAATCGGATCCGAAGTTGCGGGAAGTGGAGCCGGGGCACTGGGTGCGTTGCACATGTTACCAACATTTTTATTTTCCCGATGATCAAACGGTAGGTGGAATCGGCTATGGCGCTTCTTAA
- a CDS encoding ABC transporter ATP-binding protein, whose translation MALLNVNHLKVYYPVRGGFFRRVVDHVRAVDDVSFTLNKGETYGLVGESGCGKTTTGRTIIGLIRATAGEVLFEGTDLTKLRRREFHPYRKDIQMIFQDPYSSLNPRKRVLDIVAEPLRNFERLSPQEERQKVQYVLERVGLSAESIYKYPHEFSGGQRQRIGIARALTLNPKLIIADEPVSALDVSVQAQVLNFMKEIQQEYGLTYLFISHDLGIIRHMCDRIGIMYRGRLVEEGTSEEIFTNPQHIYTKRLLSAIPNADPRERGRQEALRREVEKEYEQSYSRYFDENGRAHPLKPISPTHSVAIP comes from the coding sequence ATGGCGCTTCTTAACGTCAACCATTTGAAAGTATACTATCCGGTGCGCGGCGGTTTTTTTCGCCGGGTGGTCGACCATGTCCGCGCGGTGGATGATGTCAGTTTCACGCTGAACAAAGGGGAAACGTACGGGCTCGTCGGCGAGTCCGGCTGCGGCAAGACGACGACAGGGCGCACGATTATCGGTTTGATTCGCGCCACGGCCGGGGAAGTGCTGTTTGAAGGGACGGATTTGACAAAGCTTCGCCGCCGCGAGTTTCATCCGTATCGGAAAGACATCCAGATGATTTTCCAAGATCCGTATTCTTCGCTCAATCCGCGCAAACGTGTGCTCGACATTGTCGCCGAGCCGCTCCGCAATTTTGAACGCCTGTCCCCGCAAGAGGAGCGGCAGAAGGTGCAATACGTTTTAGAGCGGGTCGGCTTGAGCGCGGAGTCGATTTACAAATATCCGCATGAATTTTCCGGCGGACAGCGCCAACGCATCGGCATTGCGCGGGCGCTCACGCTCAATCCGAAGCTCATCATCGCCGATGAGCCGGTGTCGGCGCTTGATGTGTCGGTGCAGGCGCAAGTGTTGAATTTCATGAAAGAAATCCAGCAGGAGTACGGGCTGACGTATTTGTTCATCAGCCATGATTTAGGGATCATCCGGCATATGTGCGACCGCATCGGCATTATGTACCGCGGCCGGCTCGTGGAGGAAGGGACGAGCGAGGAGATTTTTACGAATCCTCAACATATTTATACGAAACGTCTGCTCTCCGCCATTCCGAACGCCGATCCGCGCGAACGCGGCCGGCAGGAGGCGCTTCGCCGCGAAGTGGAAAAAGAATATGAGCAGTCGTATTCCCGCTATTTTGATGAAAACGGCCGGGCTCACCCGCTCAAGCCGATTTCGCCGACGCACTCGGTGGCCATTCCGTAA